The sequence below is a genomic window from Saccopteryx leptura isolate mSacLep1 chromosome 3, mSacLep1_pri_phased_curated, whole genome shotgun sequence.
ACAGGTCATTCTGTTTTAGTATTTACAAATAAGCTGGAAAACTTGGATTAACTCCCCACATGATCAGACACTATTCTCTGCAGCTGTTAGAATGGGAGCAAACACGGGGAAACACAATGACCCTGGTGTTTGTTGTACAGGGGTGTTCACAGATGCATACTGGGACGCAGCCAGTGAGTCACAGGCATTGCACTTACAAGTTCCTGTACCTTGtgatcagaaataaataaattatttttaaagaaatttgtcGTCTTTGCAGTATCTGTCTGCAGTGGAGGCAGGCTCTTGGAAAGAAGAGGGGCTGTGCTGGAGCATGGCCAGACAAGTGGATCATGTTGCTTTCTATCCTGTTGAAGGAGAGCTGACCTTTGTGGAGATTTATCTGCTAACCTTTTCCTCAAGCCTATGAAATTCCTGTTTCTCAAACCCACCGTAGCCTGTGACGCCTGGTGTAGCCCCCTTGACAAGGCTGCCTCACTCCAGCTGCGAAGTGTGGAATTGGCACCATTTTTAAGCCATACCCACTTGTGTGGGCTATTCTAGCTTTCTGCCAAACCGTGGGTGGGGTGTTCCTGTCAAGAAACTTTTTTGTAAGTGGTGTTCAGGCACTAAAAGCAGGATATTAAAGTTCACAtagtttaagcctgaccaggctgtgctgcagtgcatagagcatccttgacctgggatgctaaggacccaagagctgaaactccaaggtcactggcttggttaaATCTGCCTGGGTGAGTCCCCAAAAGGGTAAGTAGCAGGTAGCCAGCACTTcaggtcaccttttttttttttttttttaattcattttagaggagagagatgggggaggagctggaagcatcaactcccatatgtgccttgaccaggcaagcccagggtttcgaaccggtgacctcagcatttccaggtcaaagctttatccactgcaccaccacaggtcaggcaggtcacCTTTGATCACCTCATTCAGAGCCTGGTTTGGGTGGAGTCACCTAATAGGCTCCAGATCCAGAATTCCAGACAGTTGGTTTGACAAAGGTAGGCAAATCCGTCCTGGAAAGGAAGCTGGGTTTATGCTGCCCCTAGGATTGATGTACAATATTTAGAAATCCTGTTCTAATTCAGTTCAGTATTCAAATGCCTGACAGCGCAAAGGGATCTAGTTGAGAATAGTTCACAAGCAAATTATAACATGCCACTCTATCATGCTTAATCTTTCCAAAATGTCTAAGATACCAGccagactggtggtggcacaggttCTAAATCCCTAAActatcagcttgagtgcagactcaccagcttgagcgtggggttgctgctAGCTTGAGCCCGGGATCATAGAATCCCACTGTTGGTGGCTTgaaagcccaatgtcgctggcttgagcaaggggtttccaGCTTAGCCTGAGCTGCCccccactcacccatccatcaaggcacatacaagaagcataaACAACTCAAGTGACACAGccttgagttgatgcttctcatctctgtcccttcctgcctgtctctttctctctgtaaataaataaacaaaatgtccaAGATATCAATGGCACATTTGCTCAATCTAACAGGTGGTGCTCCCACCTGTCCTGGGGCTCCTGGGATCTGTCCCCAAAAGCAACCAAAGACACAGAAAGCTTAATTCTAAAATTTAGCAAAACCACATGTTAAAGCAGCACAATCCCACCAAAAGCATGatctattaaaaagataaatcgGGATTTACAAAAAATTTTCCActtcaaaagacaccattaagatgATAAGTCACAGActgagagaaaacatttgcaaataatttttttgaagaattcaTATTctaaacatgtttttaataacCTCTTAAAACTCagtaacagccctggctggttggctcaggggtagagtgtggCCCAGtgcgtggatgtcccaggttccattcccggttggggcacacaggagaagtgcccatctgcttctccactcctcctcctctcacttctctcccttttctcctgcagccatggctcgattggagtgagttggtcccgggcgctgaggatggctccacagcctccaccttaggcactaaaaaacaGCTCCTGAtgcaatggagcaagagccccagatggggagagcatacgtccctagtgggcttgctggatggatcccagtcagggcacacgtgggagtctgtctctgcttcccctcctctcactaaattaaaacaaacaaaataactcaGTAACAAGGAGACAAACCAAGTAAAACACTAGGCAAAGATTTCAATAGACTTTCACTGAAGATATACAGCCAATAAGCACGAGAAGATACTgaacatcattcttttttttatatataaagattttatttattcattatagagaggggagagagagagagagaaggggggaggagcagaaagcctcaactcccatatgtgccttgaccaggcaagcccagggttttgaaccggcaacctcagcatttccaggttgacaatttatccactgcgccaccacaggtcaggcctgaacatCATTCAATACGAGAGAATGAAAATTAAATCTCTCGGTAGACACTTAATTCTTCATGTAGAACAAATGTGGGGAGTCAGAGCCCTGGTCAGTaggaggaactttttttttttaatttttctatgtattcatttttagagagagaggagaaaagggggaaggagcaggaagtatcaactcccatatgtgccttgaccaggcaagcccagggttttgaaccggggacctcagtgttccaggtggatactttatccactgcaccaccacaggtcacgctaGGAGGAACATTTTTAAACCTCCAGTTCCAACTGCATACCACCAAAGCATATGGTACTGCTCAGTCCATGGAGGGTGCCATAATGGACAGTCTTGTTTTGAGAGGCATTTCTGTGCTCACTGGGGATGTCTCCAGGTCTGTTAGCTTTTGCATTTGTTATGAAATACTGGGAAATAATGTCTGTGAAATCTGGCAGAGGCTGGAAGTAACTAGAATTGGCTGAAGTTTATTACTGGACACCACAGCTGTTCACAATGCAGGTCAAAAAACCGATCCAGccacaaaataaacagaatatatatgaaaagaaaaaaatcagtgtattGCAGGAAGAAAAACAGAGTTAAAAGTTagaaaggaaggcagggagggaggaagagagaaatgtgtTTGATAAGAATGCAGAATGTTATTTCTTATTGTGGGCtgtgatttaaaaatgtttaaaagctaAGGCTCTAAACATCTCTAAATTTTCCCCACCCTTTCAGAGTGAAGcagtatttttctttgcttttccctTATCATCAAAATCTCACCAGCTACTCTGAACAATTTGCAAAATATTGAGCATTCTCAAAACCAGAAAGGAAATCACACCTATTTCCCACCACCTGGAGATGATGTAAACCACTAGGGCTTGCATATTCTTCCAggcttttttctaaaaaattttatacatagaTTAGCACACATTGTAGATAGCAACTGTGGATTCTgcgtttttttaaaaactaacattatagcctgaccaggcggtggcacagtggatagagcataggactgggatgcgatggacccaggttcgagaccccagatgagcgtgggctcatctggtgtgagcagagctcaccagcttggacccagggtcgctggcctgagtgaggggtcacttggtctgctgaaggcccacggtcaaggcacatatgagagtgcGATCAATGGGCAACTagagtgtcacaacaaaaaactaatgattgatgcttctcatctctctgcattcctgtctgtctgtccctctctctgactctcgctctatctctgtattaaaaaaataaaaactaacattaTAAATCCTTTCCAAGTCATTCAAAAATTCCAGAAATTActtttttctccaaaaataaattataaagatagTTAAGAAGGCTCTAAAACAGGGAAAAGTCCCCGTATATACTATCCACAGAGAAACTGATACAACtacaattaaaaatgtattattcaaGCCCTCGccggatagctgggttggttggagcatcatctcgaaaggcagaggttgctggctgaatcccccatcagggcatacacaggagcagatcgatgttcctgtctctctcccttcctctctctaaaatcaataaaacatttaaaaaacgtTTCCTTCAAAATTCACAAAGCTATTgtgtaaaagaaatttaaataattaaacttCCAAATGACTTACTGTAAATTTGTAGCATTTATATATCCTATATTCTGCACTGCCCAACGTGGTAGACAGTAGATacgtatttttaaaagtaataaaatataagtaaaaaattcAGGTCTTCAGTGGTTATTCCAGTTTTGCACAGAGATTTCCAATTTAGAGGCAAGTTCTATTGGACTGCGCCGTTTACAGacagaaaatgagcaaaagaccagATTTTCTCTCCCAACACTCCATTGTCTGGGGTGTGAAATGGGACCTAAGAAACCAACTTTCACTAAACTTCAAAAAGCTCAGGGTAGCACCCGCCACTCACAAACATGGGCAGCGGTTTCACGGTCCTAAGGTTTCACGGTCTCCCACCCCGCAAAAAGATGGCAGCCGCCGCATGCCGTTCGAAACCTGTACGTACGCAACCACGCGGTCCCGAATACCCTGGCTCACGTAATGGTCCGCAGAAACCGACGGCGTCTCTATAATTCTCGCGATAACGTCAGAGAGCTTAAGGCTGACCACGCCTTTCTAACGTGAACTAGCGTGCCCAGTTCACGCGTATATGGCTGGATAATCGCGAGAAAGTGTCCAGCACGTCCCTCCCCTTTATAACTCTGCCTTCTGCCATCTTAGTGGCGTCCGTGCACTCTCCCAATCGCCTGCTTGGTTAGTGCCGTCCGTCAATCAGAGTCGCGCCCGAGGCACCGCCCCATAGCGTTGCTATCCCTTTCCCCTACTCGTCACTTCCTCTGTAGCTCAGTCGAAAAGGAAACCCGGATGCCAAGTGGCTTTCCTTTTACCAGGCGGCCGCGAAGATGGCGGACATTCAGGTGCGAGCTGGTGCCCAGCGCCGCGGTGCCGGAGCCCTCCTGGGGCCTCAGGGGCGTGTCTCGGGGAGGGGGATCCCGCACCCCACTTGGGGGATTGGTTCTGGGTGCCCTCGATTTCCTGGGGTCTAATTCGGGCAGACGGCGCATGTGTTTACATTGTCTAGACTAgcttcttttttctcaaattttcaaaatgattttagcgagagaggaagagacagacagacaggaatatcagtctgttcctgtatgtgccctgaccggagatccaacctgcaacctctgcagtTCGGGTAGATGCTCTAAGCGGCCATGGCTAAATTAGCTTCTAAATCCCGGGGACTCCACACTTGGAAGTCGTACATATTCGATAAGAAGTGAATCACGGGTGGATGTCTCTGTATCTTGAAGAATAATCCTTGGCTGAATTGTGCCCTCCGGGGTGTTGGAGAGATGATGATTGTGTGTCTGCCGGTTTTAACGAGTGAATTCTGCAGGCGATGGGCGGTGTTTTAGAGCATAAATGCTTTAATAACGTCGGGTTTAGAGTCGAATCTGAATTAGAGGTACATTTGGGGTAAGTGTTTTTGGAAGTAATTCTGGGGCAGTAGCCCTTGGAGGCCAGGCTTGGAGAGGATGGGACCTGGGGGATCTTGGGAATGTTTCCAGGCTCACTTGCTGCCTGTTGTAGACTTAACATCTTCCATATCCCTGCAGACGGAGCGTGCCTACCAAAAGCAGCCCACCATCTTTCAAAATAAGAAGAGGGTGCTGCTTGGAGAAACTGGCAAAGAGAAGCTTCCCCGGTACTACAAGAACATCGGCCTGGGTTTCAAGACGCCCAAAGAGGTACAAGCACCCTCAGAAGAATGagaccaccaccacccccccccccccccccccacacacacacacacacacacgtgctccAGTTTAGTTTCTCTTCCCACATCTGAATGTTTGCCCGGAGGGTTGCTGGGAATTGTAGTTTGTCTGAGGCCACACCCCCTGTTCTTTTCAGGAATTACCTTTctgaagtctttttttattttttctacagagacagagtgataaatagggacagtcaggaatggagagagatgagaagcatcaatcattagtttttccttgtgcattgcgacaccttagttgttcattgattgctttctcatgtgccttgaccgtgggccttcagcagacggagtaaccccttgctcgagccagcgaccttaagctggtgagcttttgctcaaaccagatgagcctgcgctcaagctggcaaccttggggtctcgaacctgggtcctctgcatcccagtctgacgctctatccactgcgccaccacctggtcaggcccttctgaAGTCTTAACTTCACTTTATCCCTTCAGGCCATTGAAGGCACCTACATCGACAAGAAATGCCCCTTTACCGGAAATGTCTCCATCAGGGGGCGCATCTTGTCTGGTAAGTAGGGCTGTCTGGGGGTGTGGGTTCAGATTTCTGGGTCTGAGGTAGGAGGGGTTGGGGACACTCAAGACTCCTGGTTCCTGGGGCTCTGGCAGGTGATGTCTGCTTTCACAGAGGTCTTCAGATCCCTGCCAAGGGCACTATTTAGAAAGCCACATGGCAGAACTGATTCCAGAAGCACAGTTTCTAGAGAGCCCTGCCTATGCCTTGAACGTATAGCTCTTTTGGTTACAGCATCCTCTTGAAGAACAGACATTGCCATTTCAATTCCCGGTTCAGGCAcctacaggaacaaatcaatgttcctggctctctattttcccttcctctcactcaaatcaataaacattaaaactttttttatagagcttgacctgtggtgcgcagtggataaggcgtcaacctagaacgctgaggtcaccacttcgaaaccctgggcttgccgggtcaaggcacatacaggaagcaactactacaagttgatgcttcccgctcccctgCCCAgtcctatttctcttttttttttaagctggggggtgggacagacaggaaaggagagagttaagaaacatcaacttatggTTGccgcactttagttcattgattgctttcttttttttcttttaagattttattcattctaacctgtggtggcacagtggataaagtgtcgacctggaatgctgaggtcgccagttcaaagccctgggcttgccctgtcaaggcacatatgggagttgatgcttcctgcttctctccaccttcatatctctctctctctctctctctctctctctctctccctctctccctctcttcctctcttcctctctccttcctcttccctaaaatgaataaatctttaaaagaagagagatttttattcattttagagaggagagagaaaagggggcaggaggcatcaactccaatatgtgccttgacgaggcaaacccagggtttcgaaccatctTAACTGCCCCAgcctaaaaaaaagagaaataggacCGGGcaggggagcgggaagcatcaacttgtagtagttgcttcctgtatgtgccttgacccggcaagcccagggtttctaagtggtgacctcagcgttccagattaacgctttatccactacgtcACCACAGGTTAGGTGTTGATtgttttctgatatgtgccttgaccaggaggctctggccccatgctcaagccagtgacctcagggtttcaaacctggatcctcagcgttctaggccaatgctctatccgctgtgccactgcctggtcaggcaccggccctctctcttaaaaaaaaaaattttagagggCCCTGCTTAGCAGCTCCCAGCATGCTCTGGGCTGCTGTGGCTCCCTTTCCCAGCAAGCCTCACCCAcagtctgtcccctcccccaaggcGTGGTAACCAAAATGAAGATGCAGAGGACCATTGTTATCCGCCGAGACTACCTCCACTACATCCGAAAGTATAACCGCTTTGAGAAGCGCCATAAGAACATGTCAGTGCACCTGTCCCCCTGCTTCAGGTGAGCACAGTGAGTCCGAAACCCAAGCCAGCCACCGTTggaagcagagaggaggaggcGGGCTGCACTCCAAACTGAGTGATGTGGGACTTGGTGTGGGTGTTAACAAGGACACCTGGGTGCCTAAGGAGGTAGTAAACTGAGCGGGTGGGGTGTGCAGAGGCTGCTGTAAGCGAACCACCATCCTGAGAGCCTCCGGTtccctgtaaaatggaaatggttGGGATCTTTGCCCTGAGTGGTCCCTGGAAGGGTTGGAACAACCTTTGCACAGCATTGAGCCTGGTGCCTTGCAAGTAGCTTGTGCTCAATAATTAATGACAGGAGGCAGCCAGATGACCATGAAGGAATGTCTCCTCTAGAAGCTGCTTGTGGCAGCTTTGTGTCGTTGTCCCCAATATAACAGACACTGCTCCCTCTCCACAGAGATGTCCAGATTGGTGATATTGTCACTGTGGGTGAGTGCCGACCCCTGAGCAAGACCGTACGCTTCAACGTGCTCAAGGTCACCAAGGCTGCTGGCACCAAGAAACAGTTCCAGAAGTTTTGAAACTAGGTGCCTGTTCActcaaaataaagttattttctcaGTCATGTGCCAGGCTCCGGGTGTTTGTGGCCTTACCAGAGGGAGGTATTGTCCCTGGGAATGTTGACGAGAAAGACGGTTGTTTTTTCTGCCCTCTGGGGCGTAAGGATGGGAATGGGGGTCAAACCTGCCTCCCTGCCCTCATCTCTGGGTGAAGACAGCCTGTATTAAAGATGCTGCACCTCTCTGTCTTGTCCTTTTCACATACCTGGCATTGAGCTGCTaactccccacccccaagtctCTGGGGAGGAAGTGAGGGCGGAGGTTCCTGGGTTCTTGGGCCCTTTCTGGCCTTTTgtggggagaagaaagaagcagcAGCCACACTCTGGGCCTCTCTGAGAGAGGTTGGGGGGCTTGAGGTCACAGCTACCTGGCTTCTGAACTAGGAAGGCTGACCTCAACCTGGCTTTGTTTTCTCCCCACCCCATGTGAGTCCCCCACCCTAAGTGCTGCCCTTTTGCATATAGGCAGACTCACCTGAGGGGCAAGTTCCTAGCTTTTAAGAGTCCCAGTAAGTACCTGAGCTCCAGGTGTCAGGTTCCGAAACTTCCTTTGCCTGAAAATCCAAATAAAGAAACTGGCCCTGAGGCCGAGTTTCTCAGAGGCCAGGCTGGAGTGCAGGGTCCGGGGCTGCTCAGAAATGAGTTGGAAGCCCCTGAAGGTGAGAGGGACTGACCAGGCAGGGGCCTTGTGACAAGAGAAATAGATGGGGAGGAATGGGTCAGGATCAGGCCAATTAGGGAAAGAGGGCTGAAAAAGGAAGATGGAGAAGGGTTGAGAGTTGGTAACAGCAGAAGATAATCTattagaaaaagcaaagaaaaactgggaaaagggagagagacctTAAGTGTCATACAGAGATAAGGAAAGACTAGGCAGAGGGTTCATTCAGCTCGACATAGGAGACCTAACcacagatggggacagaggttTCAGAAAAGGAGAAAGTCAAGAAAGGACAGGGAAAGGGCAGCAGGACTTAAGGAAACTGGAGGGGAGACCCTCACCCAAGCAGAGATGGAGATAGAAGGGACGTGCTGGAGTCACCCTGCTGGCTTGCCTTCACTCCTCGGGCCGGTTGCTGCCGGGGTCCCCAGGTCCCTGCCCCCCATGCCTGTACCAGGGACCGTGGCACATCACTGGTACAAGGATTGGGAGACAGGGCCTTGAGGAGAGGGGAGCCGCTGCTCCTCCAGGGAAACCACCTAGGGATTAGCCCCGGGGCTCCTTTTTACCAAGCGAGGGCGGGGGTTCCTGCCAGAGGAAGTGGGGCCACATCAAagagggcaggaaggggcagggacGGGTCAGAAAGGGGGCGCCGCCCAGATTGCAGCCTGCAAGCCCGCCCCACCCCACTGGAGGGCTACAGACCCTGAGGGAGGGGCTCTCAGACCCTGAGGGAG
It includes:
- the RPS11 gene encoding small ribosomal subunit protein uS17 isoform X1, which produces MADIQTERAYQKQPTIFQNKKRVLLGETGKEKLPRYYKNIGLGFKTPKEAIEGTYIDKKCPFTGNVSIRGRILSGVVTKMKMQRTIVIRRDYLHYIRKYNRFEKRHKNMSVHLSPCFRDVQIGDIVTVGECRPLSKTVRFNVLKVTKAAGTKKQFQKF
- the RPS11 gene encoding small ribosomal subunit protein uS17 isoform X2, with the protein product MADIQTERAYQKQPTIFQNKKRVLLGETGKEKLPRYYKNIGLGFKTPKEAIEGTYIDKKCPFTGNVSIRGRILSGVVTKMKMQRTIVIRRDYLHYIRKYNRFEKRHKNMSVHLSPCFRHCSLSTEMSRLVILSLWVSADP